One genomic segment of Candidatus Thermodiscus eudorianus includes these proteins:
- the rpmC gene encoding 50S ribosomal protein L29, whose translation MAKHKVKPSELREKDSKELEDLLREFRTELIVLRHKASVGVLENPGRLRELKRNIARILTILNERKTKG comes from the coding sequence GTGGCGAAGCATAAAGTCAAACCCAGCGAGCTAAGAGAGAAGGATTCAAAGGAACTAGAGGATCTCTTGAGAGAGTTCAGGACCGAGTTAATCGTCCTAAGGCACAAAGCCTCCGTTGGTGTGCTGGAGAACCCTGGCAGGCTCAGGGAGCTCAAGAGGAATATAGCGAGGATACTGACAATCCTCAATGAGAGGAAAACTAAAGGGTAA
- the rplV gene encoding 50S ribosomal protein L22, translated as MPRWKYSVKIRDESKIAKAVIWDAPVHPKIMREVAEAIKGMWLGEAREYLRRVIKMEEAVPFRRAHGKQAHRRGLADRWGWPIGRYPVKAAKYMLKLVNNVENNAAQKQLDVERLKIIHVAAHKGLTLKRWMPRAYGRASPKNRIHSHVEIVVEEVS; from the coding sequence TTGCCTCGCTGGAAATACAGCGTAAAGATACGGGACGAGAGCAAGATCGCAAAGGCTGTAATATGGGATGCGCCGGTGCATCCAAAGATAATGAGAGAGGTGGCGGAGGCCATCAAAGGCATGTGGCTGGGCGAGGCCAGGGAGTATCTACGCCGGGTCATTAAAATGGAGGAAGCTGTACCTTTCAGGCGGGCTCATGGAAAACAGGCACATAGAAGGGGTCTAGCCGACAGGTGGGGTTGGCCCATAGGAAGATACCCCGTGAAGGCTGCCAAGTACATGTTAAAACTGGTTAACAACGTGGAAAACAACGCAGCCCAGAAGCAGCTAGACGTTGAGCGGCTCAAAATCATACACGTGGCCGCCCACAAGGGCCTAACGCTCAAGAGGTGGATGCCCAGAGCCTATGGCAGGGCGTCCCCGAAGAATAGAATCCACAGTCACGTGGAGATTGTAGTGGAGGAGGTGAGTTAG
- a CDS encoding 50S ribosomal protein L14, with the protein MPKKKYGAVLSRTGVNAGLQVGSYVSVADNSGAREVMIINVPGVKTRVRRLPFAGVGDLVVVTVKKGTPQMRRQVTYAVIVRQRRPFRRPDGTWVSFEDNAVVIVSQDGTPRGSEIRGPVAKEAAVRWPRIAKLATTII; encoded by the coding sequence ATGCCCAAGAAAAAGTACGGTGCAGTGCTCTCAAGAACTGGCGTTAACGCTGGACTACAGGTCGGGAGCTACGTAAGCGTCGCCGACAATAGTGGAGCTAGGGAGGTTATGATCATCAACGTCCCCGGCGTGAAGACAAGGGTTAGACGCCTTCCCTTCGCAGGTGTAGGCGATCTAGTCGTGGTGACCGTTAAGAAGGGAACCCCCCAGATGAGGAGACAGGTCACCTACGCCGTTATAGTAAGGCAGAGGAGGCCCTTCAGAAGGCCTGACGGGACCTGGGTCTCTTTCGAGGACAACGCTGTAGTCATCGTATCACAAGACGGTACTCCCAGAGGCAGCGAGATCAGGGGACCCGTAGCGAAAGAGGCAGCGGTTAGATGGCCTAGAATAGCCAAGCTGGCTACGACGATAATATAG
- a CDS encoding 50S ribosomal protein L5: protein MSLPVAPEKLEEILEAWKNPMRKPRISKVTVNIAIGYSGEKLMNAAKVLEELTGQKPVFRKAKRTIRAFGVRKGENIAVMVTLRKERAIKFLEKALEAVGKRLKEKSIDEFGNIAFGIEEHILIPGVKYDPEVGILGMDVVVTIERPGHRIVRRKRARKNHIPRRHRVTREETMVLLNQMFGVSFV, encoded by the coding sequence ATGAGCCTCCCAGTTGCACCGGAGAAGCTAGAAGAGATCCTTGAGGCCTGGAAGAATCCCATGAGGAAACCCAGGATATCGAAGGTGACAGTCAATATAGCCATAGGGTACAGTGGTGAAAAGCTAATGAATGCGGCAAAGGTGCTTGAAGAGCTAACCGGGCAGAAACCCGTATTCAGGAAAGCTAAGAGAACCATTCGAGCATTCGGGGTTAGGAAGGGAGAAAACATAGCAGTAATGGTCACTCTAAGGAAAGAACGAGCTATCAAATTCCTTGAAAAAGCTTTAGAGGCTGTAGGGAAGAGGCTCAAGGAGAAGAGTATTGACGAGTTCGGAAACATCGCGTTTGGCATAGAAGAGCATATCCTTATACCCGGCGTAAAGTATGACCCAGAAGTGGGTATCTTAGGCATGGATGTCGTGGTCACTATCGAGAGGCCGGGCCACAGGATCGTGAGACGGAAGAGGGCTAGGAAGAACCATATACCGAGGAGACATCGCGTCACTAGGGAAGAGACCATGGTGCTATTAAACCAGATGTTCGGAGTGTCATTTGTATAG
- the rplX gene encoding 50S ribosomal protein L24, which translates to MVRLTVSRHPRKQRKAYYNAPLHARQKLVTAPLSKELQEKYGIKRLPVRKGDKVRVTRGDFKGAEGEVVEVNLKTYRIHIDGVTIEKADKTPVFRPIHPSKVEIIDLKLDDWRRRIIERRGAKKELTEGTQVERGGEE; encoded by the coding sequence ATGGTTAGGCTTACAGTGAGTAGGCATCCTAGAAAGCAGAGAAAGGCGTACTATAATGCACCCCTTCATGCGAGGCAGAAGCTGGTTACCGCGCCCCTAAGCAAGGAACTCCAAGAAAAGTATGGCATAAAAAGGCTCCCTGTGAGGAAGGGCGACAAGGTCAGAGTTACAAGGGGAGACTTCAAAGGTGCCGAGGGAGAAGTCGTGGAGGTCAACCTGAAAACCTACAGGATACACATCGACGGCGTAACCATAGAGAAAGCCGATAAAACACCGGTATTCCGGCCCATACATCCCTCGAAGGTTGAGATTATAGACCTAAAACTAGATGACTGGAGAAGGAGGATAATAGAGAGAAGAGGAGCGAAGAAAGAACTGACCGAGGGAACCCAGGTAGAAAGAGGCGGTGAGGAGTAA
- a CDS encoding 50S ribosomal protein L6, with translation MGKDVHVVKEVEIPDGVNVEIENEKVTVTGPKGSLTRVLPRVKGVLVRREDSKIVIESYFADARKRAMIGTIAAHIKNMIVGVTKGYRYKLKVIYSHFPISIKIEGDKFIISNFLGEKAPRVAKILPGVKVTVKKNDVIVEGIDIEAVGQTAANIERATKITGFDRRKFMDGIYIYEKGVVEG, from the coding sequence ATGGGTAAAGATGTGCATGTGGTTAAAGAGGTCGAGATACCAGATGGAGTTAACGTAGAAATAGAGAATGAGAAGGTAACAGTTACTGGTCCTAAGGGGAGTCTAACCCGCGTGCTGCCCCGGGTTAAAGGCGTACTGGTACGGAGAGAAGATAGTAAGATTGTCATTGAATCTTATTTCGCCGATGCTAGAAAGAGAGCGATGATAGGTACAATCGCAGCTCATATCAAGAACATGATAGTAGGTGTAACTAAAGGCTATCGTTACAAGTTGAAGGTGATCTACAGCCACTTCCCTATCAGTATAAAGATTGAAGGTGATAAGTTCATTATAAGTAATTTCCTCGGAGAAAAGGCTCCCAGAGTTGCCAAGATCTTGCCCGGCGTCAAGGTCACGGTCAAGAAGAATGATGTAATAGTCGAGGGAATCGATATCGAAGCCGTAGGCCAGACCGCGGCCAACATAGAGAGAGCCACAAAAATCACTGGGTTCGATAGGAGGAAGTTCATGGACGGGATCTACATATACGAGAAGGGGGTGGTTGAAGGATGA
- a CDS encoding MoxR family ATPase: MPGVGSIEELVREIYGEAIKSDIGSPVRDPQEAVRILEDKYKLVVDKRIVAVTYAAFMTSRPVLFEGPPGTGKTEIGEALLELWSGKKPFILPCSENYDEYKVIGDFHPVMALRKGFNEESFIPRPLLAALILDTGVLVDEIRRSSEDFQNLLLDISDKRRIIVPELRRMFKANGYGFQIIFTSNPEDIAQNELSDAFLRRVVRVSFDYPPRDVEARIVRIRTNSKPRIPPDIAGTIIDVITALRKSGVQHKPGTAEAVLWARMAQELARIRGSDIVSVNDVAEVGMPVLAKRVEDEEEVREILERFLGGGP, from the coding sequence ATGCCGGGAGTAGGGTCGATCGAAGAGCTAGTCCGCGAGATATACGGTGAGGCCATCAAGTCGGATATAGGGAGCCCAGTAAGGGACCCCCAGGAAGCGGTCAGGATTCTTGAGGATAAATACAAGCTTGTCGTCGATAAACGAATAGTAGCGGTCACCTACGCCGCCTTCATGACTTCAAGACCTGTTCTATTCGAGGGACCCCCCGGGACTGGGAAGACTGAGATAGGAGAGGCCCTCCTGGAGCTCTGGAGCGGGAAAAAGCCCTTCATACTTCCATGCAGTGAGAACTACGATGAGTACAAGGTTATAGGCGACTTCCACCCAGTAATGGCCTTGAGAAAGGGTTTCAACGAGGAAAGCTTCATCCCCCGGCCCCTGCTAGCGGCCCTCATACTGGACACAGGGGTTCTAGTGGATGAGATAAGGAGGAGCAGCGAGGACTTCCAAAACCTGCTCCTGGATATATCGGATAAGAGGAGGATAATAGTACCAGAACTCAGGCGAATGTTTAAGGCTAATGGGTACGGCTTCCAGATAATATTCACTAGTAACCCGGAGGACATAGCCCAGAACGAGTTAAGCGACGCGTTCCTCAGGAGGGTTGTCAGGGTGAGCTTCGACTATCCGCCGAGAGACGTTGAGGCCAGGATAGTCAGGATCAGGACCAACTCTAAACCCCGGATACCCCCAGACATAGCAGGCACCATAATCGACGTGATAACCGCTCTCAGGAAGTCGGGAGTCCAGCACAAGCCTGGCACGGCTGAGGCCGTGCTATGGGCTAGGATGGCTCAGGAACTAGCGCGGATCCGTGGATCCGACATAGTCAGCGTGAACGACGTCGCGGAGGTGGGGATGCCCGTGCTCGCCAAGAGGGTTGAGGACGAAGAAGAGGTCAGGGAGATCCTAGAGAGGTTCCTCGGTGGCGGACCTTGA
- a CDS encoding 50S ribosomal protein L19e, with product MDYRLQRRLAAEVFGVGESRIWISPNPEHEEEISQAVTRRDIIALAKKNIIRVEPKKGNSRERWLYRHSQRRKGRRRGYGKRKGAQGARVDPKEDWIHRIRKMRRYLRWLRDHGVIDRGIYRRYYRLAKGGAFRSLGDLRRHLAEAGLLKEGGQ from the coding sequence ATGGACTACAGGCTGCAGAGGCGATTAGCAGCGGAGGTCTTCGGCGTCGGCGAGAGTAGAATATGGATAAGCCCTAACCCCGAACACGAGGAGGAGATCTCGCAGGCCGTAACACGGCGGGATATCATAGCGCTGGCCAAGAAGAATATCATACGCGTAGAACCGAAGAAGGGTAATAGCAGAGAGAGATGGCTGTACAGGCATTCGCAGAGAAGGAAGGGCAGGAGGAGAGGATACGGTAAGAGAAAAGGCGCTCAGGGAGCCAGAGTCGATCCGAAAGAGGACTGGATACATAGGATAAGGAAGATGAGAAGATATCTACGATGGCTCAGAGATCATGGAGTGATAGATAGGGGTATTTATAGGAGGTATTACAGGCTAGCCAAGGGAGGAGCATTTAGGAGCCTCGGCGATCTGAGGAGGCATCTAGCAGAGGCTGGCTTGCTTAAGGAGGGCGGACAATAA
- a CDS encoding 30S ribosomal protein S8, translated as MVMLDTLANALAAIQNAEMRGKKETLIMPASKLIAAVLRVLQQEGYIGEFEYIDDGRWGKFRVQLLGRINKTNVVKPRVPVSYRELTAMPESLRKYLASRDIGVLILSTSQGVMSHKEAIKRRIGGILLAYVY; from the coding sequence ATGGTTATGCTTGACACGTTGGCGAATGCGCTTGCAGCTATACAGAACGCTGAAATGAGGGGTAAGAAGGAGACCCTGATAATGCCTGCCTCGAAACTAATAGCCGCAGTTCTCCGTGTACTCCAGCAGGAGGGTTACATAGGCGAGTTCGAATACATCGACGACGGTAGATGGGGTAAATTCCGCGTGCAACTCCTTGGCAGGATAAATAAGACCAATGTCGTCAAGCCCAGGGTCCCTGTCTCCTATAGAGAGCTGACCGCCATGCCAGAGAGCTTGAGAAAGTATTTGGCGAGCAGGGATATAGGTGTACTGATACTCTCGACGAGCCAGGGTGTTATGAGCCATAAAGAGGCTATAAAGAGAAGGATAGGGGGCATACTACTAGCCTACGTCTACTAG
- a CDS encoding 30S ribosomal protein S17 has product MPAVKPVKALKIPGVSPPERECSDPNCPWHGSLRVRGILIEGTVEKVRAKRMAVIRHEYLYYDPKYKRYARRSKKIHAHLPDCIDVKPGDRVVIGETRPISKTVKFVVLGVRKRS; this is encoded by the coding sequence ATGCCTGCCGTGAAGCCTGTCAAGGCTTTAAAGATACCCGGGGTATCGCCACCCGAAAGGGAGTGTAGTGATCCCAATTGCCCCTGGCATGGCAGCTTAAGAGTCCGTGGCATATTAATCGAGGGGACCGTCGAAAAGGTTAGGGCTAAGAGGATGGCCGTGATTAGACACGAATACCTCTACTACGACCCCAAATACAAGAGATACGCTAGGAGAAGCAAGAAAATCCATGCGCACCTGCCAGACTGCATCGACGTGAAACCCGGGGACAGGGTTGTAATCGGAGAGACCAGGCCCATCTCGAAGACCGTCAAGTTCGTAGTACTAGGAGTAAGGAAGCGTAGTTAA
- a CDS encoding ribonuclease P protein subunit, with the protein MKRTPKNIIFHELIGLEIEVLNHPNPELIGVRGVILWETPRTLWIAAATGKTLVILKSGGLFRVKLPGGKYTLVRGDHIMGSPPERARRIVRR; encoded by the coding sequence ATGAAGAGAACACCCAAAAACATTATTTTCCATGAGTTAATAGGGTTAGAGATCGAAGTCCTCAATCACCCTAACCCCGAACTTATAGGGGTGAGGGGTGTAATCCTCTGGGAAACCCCTAGAACCCTCTGGATAGCTGCTGCTACGGGGAAGACCTTGGTAATACTTAAATCCGGGGGTTTATTCCGAGTTAAGCTACCAGGCGGGAAGTATACGCTGGTGAGGGGAGACCATATAATGGGATCTCCCCCAGAAAGGGCACGGAGGATAGTGAGGAGGTAA
- the cas4 gene encoding CRISPR-associated protein Cas4, with protein MRDPRKIIVYPSELHEYAYCPRFYFFDVHVGRSFTAAERIRLWIGRILHWIKGLPDRAKGRILEERIEVEVGSNIVLRGRPDSYEVRGGDLVVIERKSGRGPSKGVWVSDSAQASAYAFMLTRLLNAKNALIKIEYLSRSRSSTLDEEKVSRLLKLIDEVVLVREHGIVPYAKRSARKCAKCPFRELCYKLDEGLDGLDAELYEPGRWLAEVPVDDSFS; from the coding sequence ATGAGGGACCCTAGGAAGATAATAGTGTACCCCAGCGAGTTACATGAATACGCATACTGTCCCCGGTTCTACTTCTTCGATGTCCACGTGGGGAGAAGCTTTACGGCGGCCGAGCGTATTAGACTCTGGATCGGCCGTATACTACACTGGATCAAGGGATTACCCGACAGGGCCAAGGGGAGGATACTAGAAGAGAGAATCGAGGTCGAGGTCGGATCGAACATCGTGCTACGAGGGCGACCGGACTCTTATGAAGTCCGTGGAGGCGATCTCGTAGTTATAGAGAGGAAGAGTGGCAGGGGTCCCTCGAAGGGCGTGTGGGTGAGTGATTCAGCCCAGGCATCGGCCTACGCCTTCATGCTGACTCGCCTGCTCAACGCGAAGAACGCTCTAATAAAGATCGAGTACTTAAGCCGGTCTCGCTCGTCGACCCTGGACGAGGAGAAGGTTTCTAGGCTCCTCAAATTGATAGACGAGGTGGTGCTGGTGAGGGAGCACGGTATAGTCCCCTACGCGAAGAGGAGCGCCAGGAAATGCGCTAAGTGTCCTTTCAGGGAGCTGTGCTATAAGCTCGACGAGGGACTCGATGGCCTCGACGCTGAACTCTATGAGCCTGGCCGTTGGCTGGCCGAGGTCCCTGTAGACGACTCGTTTAGCTAG
- a CDS encoding 30S ribosomal protein S4e, with protein MARMGGQRRLKALAAPKFWPILRKEYKWSVKPRPGPHPSEFSLPLLLIARNVLGYAKTGREARKLISEGHFKVDGRIRKDYKYPVGLFDVIEIVDTGEAFRFIPYPVKFFKLHPIPKEEAGIKPVRINNKTTIRGGHIQLNLHDGRNLLVKVKDPRNPVEDVYKTLDTLVITIPDQTIRDHLKFENGMLSIITAGRNVGRVGRIVNVQRGWGRTRSIVTIEDQEGHKFQTSLEYVFVIGKDEPVISLPEGAWK; from the coding sequence ATGGCGCGAATGGGAGGACAAAGGAGGCTTAAAGCGCTCGCGGCGCCTAAGTTCTGGCCCATACTTAGAAAGGAGTACAAGTGGAGTGTAAAGCCGCGACCAGGTCCTCACCCTTCAGAATTCAGCTTACCCCTCCTGTTAATTGCTAGGAACGTGCTGGGATATGCCAAGACCGGTAGGGAGGCCAGAAAGCTCATAAGCGAGGGGCATTTCAAAGTTGATGGGAGGATTAGGAAGGACTACAAGTACCCGGTCGGCTTATTTGACGTAATCGAGATCGTAGACACAGGGGAAGCCTTCAGATTCATACCATACCCAGTCAAATTCTTCAAGCTACATCCAATACCTAAAGAGGAGGCTGGAATAAAGCCTGTCAGGATAAACAACAAGACTACAATTAGGGGAGGTCACATACAGCTCAACCTCCATGATGGGAGAAATCTACTAGTTAAAGTCAAGGATCCCAGGAATCCGGTCGAAGACGTATACAAGACCCTTGATACGCTAGTGATAACCATACCGGATCAAACGATTAGAGATCATCTAAAATTCGAGAACGGAATGCTCTCGATAATCACCGCTGGTAGAAACGTTGGGAGGGTAGGCAGGATAGTTAACGTTCAGAGGGGTTGGGGACGCACGAGGAGTATAGTAACTATCGAAGACCAGGAAGGCCATAAGTTCCAGACTAGCCTAGAATACGTCTTCGTCATAGGAAAGGATGAGCCTGTGATAAGCCTTCCGGAGGGTGCGTGGAAATGA
- a CDS encoding 30S ribosomal protein S14, which yields MAKIRPPKPKRMGRGAQRCQRCGTRDAVIQKYGLYLCRQCFREIAPLLGFKKNR from the coding sequence GTGGCGAAGATAAGGCCACCGAAGCCTAAGAGGATGGGGAGAGGCGCGCAACGCTGCCAGAGGTGTGGTACTAGGGACGCTGTAATCCAGAAATATGGCCTATATCTTTGCAGACAGTGTTTCCGGGAGATAGCCCCTCTACTGGGGTTTAAGAAGAATCGCTAG
- a CDS encoding 30S ribosomal protein S19 — protein sequence MAKDIEFPPEWARFRYRGKKLEELLEMPLDDLVKLLPSRQRRSLLRGFTPAQKKLLLKIRKLRPKIVEAWKKGKRPPVIKTHVRDMVILPEMVGYTIAVYNGKEFVPVRIVPEMIGHYLGEFSHTTKIVTHGEPGLKATRSSLHIGK from the coding sequence TTGGCTAAAGACATAGAGTTCCCGCCAGAGTGGGCCCGGTTCAGGTATAGAGGTAAGAAGCTTGAGGAGCTACTAGAAATGCCTCTAGATGACCTGGTCAAGCTACTACCATCGAGGCAGAGGAGGAGCCTGCTCAGGGGCTTCACACCAGCCCAGAAGAAGTTACTGCTGAAGATACGCAAGTTGAGGCCTAAAATAGTCGAGGCCTGGAAGAAGGGTAAGAGGCCTCCCGTGATAAAGACCCATGTAAGAGATATGGTGATTCTGCCGGAGATGGTCGGCTATACCATTGCAGTCTATAACGGAAAGGAGTTCGTGCCCGTCCGTATTGTTCCCGAGATGATCGGGCACTATCTAGGAGAGTTCAGCCACACGACCAAGATCGTGACACACGGCGAACCCGGGCTCAAGGCGACGAGGAGCAGCTTACACATAGGCAAGTGA
- a CDS encoding 50S ribosomal protein L32e, which yields MTEREEVLERLRERRKLQKKLAKHREKPVFRRYLSWRFWKFERREYWRKPKGNDSKMRLQIKGYPPIVKVGYGTPSDLRGLHPSGLKPARVASIRDLEGLDPQEHIVVIASTVGLRKRNTLVREALMRGFRVANP from the coding sequence ATGACTGAGAGAGAAGAGGTCCTTGAGAGGTTAAGGGAGAGGAGGAAGTTGCAGAAAAAGCTAGCCAAGCACAGGGAAAAACCCGTGTTCAGAAGGTATCTCTCGTGGCGTTTCTGGAAGTTTGAAAGAAGAGAGTACTGGCGGAAGCCGAAGGGCAACGATAGCAAAATGAGGTTGCAGATCAAGGGATATCCGCCTATAGTCAAGGTGGGCTACGGTACTCCCTCTGACCTTAGAGGCCTGCACCCAAGCGGCCTCAAGCCGGCTAGGGTCGCCAGTATTAGAGACCTAGAAGGGCTAGATCCCCAGGAGCACATAGTTGTTATAGCCTCTACAGTCGGGCTCCGTAAGAGGAATACGCTTGTAAGGGAGGCGCTCATGCGTGGATTCAGGGTGGCTAATCCGTAG
- a CDS encoding 30S ribosomal protein S3, which translates to MVTRAHKIFLNLGLIRAKVDEYLAQNFYEAGYSGVIVTQSGLGTRIHIYAERPALIIGRRGSTIRRLHNIFQTVFGFEGVQITVSEPENPELDARVQAFRIARNIERGFHFRRVAFAALRRIMANGAIGVEITISGKLTSERARFEKYSAGKVYKAGHNVDMLVDRAIAHAKLPKGIIGVKVVIAKPGKPADYIRIKEEEEVRDLIERIRGEEEVSEGELPSELEELIEEVGESGEA; encoded by the coding sequence GTGGTTACCAGGGCCCACAAGATATTCCTCAACCTCGGCTTGATAAGGGCGAAGGTAGACGAGTACCTGGCCCAGAACTTCTATGAAGCCGGATACAGCGGCGTCATAGTCACTCAGTCAGGGCTTGGAACTCGAATACACATCTATGCTGAGAGGCCAGCCCTGATAATTGGCAGGAGAGGCTCTACGATAAGAAGGCTACACAATATATTCCAGACGGTCTTCGGCTTCGAGGGAGTACAGATAACTGTAAGCGAGCCGGAGAACCCAGAGCTGGATGCAAGGGTCCAGGCCTTCAGGATAGCCAGGAACATAGAGAGGGGCTTCCACTTCAGGAGAGTAGCCTTCGCGGCGCTGCGAAGGATAATGGCGAACGGGGCCATCGGAGTCGAGATAACGATCAGTGGTAAGCTAACGAGCGAAAGGGCCAGATTCGAGAAATACAGTGCAGGTAAAGTGTACAAGGCCGGGCATAACGTGGATATGCTAGTAGATCGCGCTATTGCCCACGCGAAACTTCCAAAGGGCATTATAGGTGTCAAGGTCGTTATAGCGAAACCAGGCAAGCCCGCCGACTACATTAGAATCAAGGAAGAAGAGGAAGTAAGAGACCTCATAGAACGCATCAGGGGAGAAGAAGAGGTAAGCGAAGGCGAACTCCCAAGCGAGCTCGAAGAGTTAATAGAAGAGGTGGGAGAGAGTGGCGAAGCATAA
- a CDS encoding VWA domain-containing protein translates to MSIDDDDIINTIIEVGYKLRGQNKTVSTADLVKAVELAKSYKLLTGSMTRTDLAYILWTSFTGVQAGLEYFEELVAKELAGRGVRERAEKIARELRKEIGAMGVRPGDRVSKKRLAKKSSKERRAALASYTKLKSIGAIRGRPGRERLLSNQELDRLAWRIALNGYSSIDEAARGMYSARWDDLMNTVEARIRPDRSQLSGMSERNLLKLAEAAKRKHDRTTRELVAEELARRVNSGSRIHDPNRVAEILEDAGLLTPVIRRRLASVSRLDVDKLGVNDIIDAANTMGIDAGGELVAKGVNSLDSEDARKLVSSVNPRLLWSLGRGSLRKLGGGLLLEAAVNAAKSLREALKYAETGDEARADMAKYYVERALRELHRGGTADGSSLVNYSHVVEMIKESNAIIGLATSLKGPVNPGLVDEALRGLDYPARIRLLRDMYRRANPEWSRLILRAAERILNRFSAREGLRLLRDRYLGQTPPGRIDVRRSIYGSIRYAPRPIVYLKRKKTSRISLALDSSGSMLDYSTWAIAVASLFPRHLQRLVVFSHDTIVHEGPFTKREFIRALFDADFTGFTNISKALLQANVPGVKKMIVITDLRQTIRDEPVEEVVARLVKAGKRVIFIVPGSHDEITRVRVEEQGARVVIASTPRRAAQHLLRILLRS, encoded by the coding sequence TTGAGCATCGACGATGACGATATTATCAATACCATTATAGAGGTCGGATACAAGCTGAGAGGTCAAAATAAGACCGTCTCCACTGCAGATCTCGTAAAAGCTGTTGAACTAGCGAAGTCATACAAACTACTCACCGGTTCGATGACAAGGACAGACCTAGCATACATCCTCTGGACCTCCTTCACTGGCGTGCAAGCGGGGCTTGAATACTTCGAGGAGCTAGTTGCGAAGGAACTAGCCGGGAGGGGGGTGAGGGAGCGTGCAGAGAAGATTGCTAGAGAGCTGAGAAAGGAGATCGGGGCGATGGGAGTACGCCCCGGCGATAGGGTCTCCAAGAAGAGGCTAGCCAAGAAGTCCAGCAAGGAGAGGAGAGCAGCGTTAGCCTCGTATACAAAGCTAAAGAGTATCGGGGCGATAAGGGGCAGGCCGGGCAGGGAGAGACTACTCTCGAACCAGGAGCTAGATAGGCTCGCTTGGAGAATCGCTCTCAACGGCTACTCAAGTATCGACGAGGCCGCTAGAGGCATGTACAGCGCTAGATGGGATGACTTAATGAACACCGTTGAAGCAAGAATTAGGCCCGACCGGAGTCAATTATCGGGTATGAGCGAGAGGAACCTTCTCAAATTAGCTGAAGCTGCCAAGAGAAAGCATGACCGTACAACGCGAGAGCTCGTGGCCGAAGAGCTGGCTAGAAGGGTGAACTCTGGATCAAGGATACATGATCCCAATCGGGTGGCCGAGATCCTTGAAGATGCAGGTCTTCTTACACCCGTCATAAGGAGGAGGCTGGCTAGCGTCTCCAGGCTCGATGTAGACAAGCTTGGAGTTAATGACATCATCGACGCCGCCAATACTATGGGCATCGACGCCGGAGGCGAGCTCGTCGCCAAGGGAGTCAACAGCCTAGACTCTGAGGACGCAAGGAAGCTAGTCAGCAGCGTCAATCCACGACTCCTATGGAGTCTCGGGAGGGGATCCTTGAGGAAGCTTGGAGGGGGCCTATTACTGGAGGCCGCTGTTAACGCTGCTAAGAGCTTAAGGGAGGCGCTTAAATATGCCGAGACTGGAGACGAGGCTAGAGCTGATATGGCGAAGTACTATGTAGAGCGCGCCCTGAGGGAATTGCATAGAGGCGGCACCGCCGATGGTTCCTCGCTTGTTAACTACTCTCATGTGGTTGAAATGATAAAGGAGTCTAACGCCATCATTGGCCTCGCTACATCTTTGAAGGGACCAGTGAATCCCGGGTTGGTAGATGAGGCTCTCAGGGGCCTAGACTACCCCGCTAGGATTAGGTTGCTTAGGGATATGTATAGGAGGGCTAACCCGGAGTGGAGCCGGTTGATCCTACGCGCGGCCGAGCGTATTCTGAATAGATTCTCGGCCCGGGAAGGGCTGAGGCTGCTCAGGGATAGGTATCTAGGTCAAACGCCTCCGGGCCGCATCGATGTGAGGAGGAGCATATATGGGAGTATAAGGTACGCTCCGAGGCCTATAGTATATCTGAAGAGGAAGAAGACATCTAGGATAAGCCTAGCACTGGACTCCAGCGGGTCTATGCTCGATTACTCGACATGGGCTATTGCGGTAGCAAGTCTATTCCCAAGGCATCTCCAGAGGCTCGTCGTATTCAGCCACGATACTATAGTGCACGAGGGCCCCTTCACGAAGAGAGAGTTTATCAGAGCTCTCTTCGACGCCGATTTCACCGGGTTCACGAACATCTCGAAAGCCCTACTGCAGGCTAACGTCCCGGGTGTTAAGAAGATGATTGTGATAACCGATCTGAGGCAAACGATCAGGGACGAGCCGGTCGAGGAGGTTGTTGCCAGGCTAGTCAAGGCGGGTAAACGGGTTATCTTCATAGTACCAGGGAGCCACGACGAGATAACCCGGGTTAGAGTCGAAGAGCAGGGAGCTAGGGTCGTTATAGCCTCCACGCCGAGGAGGGCCGCACAACACTTGCTCAGGATACTCCTCCGATCCTAG